In Flavobacterium gelatinilyticum, a genomic segment contains:
- the vgrG gene encoding type VI secretion system tip protein VgrG — MNNSGVIQTSKSADLVTHKILIEGEELSKTFQVKSIVVQNEVNRIPMAQIVLLDGEASERDFKLSNEDLLVPGKKIEINAGYHNDEETIYKGIIIKHSIKIKNNASLLIIECKDEAVKLTIGRKSKYFYEVKDSDVFEEIIDAYGLEKEVEATNFSHKELVQYNTSDWDFIVSRAQANGKLCFTENGKIKICKPDVSSSSVETVTFGASLIDFDAEIDARNQFTKVSSYSWDYTNQELVEIEASDPGVSLNGNLSAADLSDIVKLENFELRHGGTITEVELQDWADAKLLFQQLSKIRGRVKFQGIPAVKPNTIITLEGVGDRFNGKAYITGVFHELNEGNWTIDAQFGLNPEWFSETFDIHTPTGSGIIPAIKGLHAGIVTQLEGDPNGEDRILVKIPIINNEEQGIWCRVSSPDAGENRGVYFRPEIEDEVIIGFVNEDPNNAIVLGMLHSSGKPAPIPASDDNHQKGIVTRSEMKVLFDDEKKSIGIETPAGKKITLDEDKGVIKIEDENSNIITIDSSGIKMESAGNIELIASGDVKIEGTNVSLKAKAMFKAEGSAGAEMSSGAVAIVKGSMVQIN; from the coding sequence ATGAACAACAGCGGAGTCATACAAACCAGTAAAAGTGCCGATTTAGTAACGCATAAAATTTTAATTGAAGGCGAAGAATTATCTAAAACCTTTCAGGTAAAAAGTATAGTGGTCCAAAATGAGGTCAACCGAATTCCTATGGCGCAAATTGTACTATTAGACGGAGAAGCTTCGGAAAGGGATTTTAAATTAAGCAATGAAGATTTGCTGGTTCCGGGGAAAAAAATCGAAATAAATGCAGGTTATCACAATGATGAAGAAACGATTTACAAAGGCATTATCATCAAACATTCTATTAAAATAAAAAACAACGCGTCGCTGTTGATTATTGAATGTAAAGACGAAGCTGTAAAACTGACCATTGGCAGAAAAAGCAAATATTTTTATGAAGTAAAAGACAGCGATGTATTCGAAGAAATCATCGATGCTTATGGTTTGGAAAAAGAGGTCGAAGCAACCAATTTCAGCCATAAAGAGCTCGTGCAGTACAATACATCCGACTGGGATTTCATTGTTTCAAGAGCGCAGGCCAACGGAAAATTGTGTTTTACAGAGAACGGAAAAATTAAGATATGCAAACCGGATGTTTCCTCTTCATCTGTTGAAACCGTTACGTTTGGCGCTTCATTAATTGATTTTGATGCCGAAATTGACGCCCGCAATCAGTTTACAAAAGTCTCTTCGTACAGCTGGGATTATACCAATCAGGAATTGGTCGAAATTGAAGCCAGTGACCCAGGTGTGAGCCTGAACGGCAATTTGTCCGCTGCTGATTTATCTGATATTGTAAAACTCGAAAACTTCGAATTACGCCACGGCGGCACCATTACAGAAGTTGAACTTCAGGATTGGGCCGATGCGAAATTACTGTTTCAGCAATTATCAAAAATCCGCGGAAGAGTAAAATTTCAGGGAATTCCAGCCGTAAAACCCAATACGATTATCACGCTCGAAGGCGTGGGCGACCGCTTTAACGGAAAAGCCTATATCACAGGTGTTTTCCACGAATTAAATGAAGGAAACTGGACGATCGATGCCCAATTTGGGTTAAATCCCGAATGGTTCTCTGAAACATTTGACATTCATACACCAACAGGTTCCGGAATTATTCCTGCCATCAAAGGACTTCACGCCGGGATTGTAACCCAGCTGGAAGGCGATCCAAACGGCGAAGACCGGATTTTGGTTAAAATTCCCATCATTAATAATGAAGAACAGGGCATCTGGTGCCGAGTTTCTTCGCCAGATGCAGGAGAAAACAGAGGTGTTTATTTCAGACCTGAAATTGAAGATGAGGTTATTATAGGTTTTGTAAATGAAGATCCCAATAACGCCATTGTTCTAGGGATGCTTCACAGCAGCGGCAAACCCGCTCCTATTCCGGCTTCAGATGACAATCATCAAAAAGGAATTGTAACCCGAAGCGAAATGAAAGTCCTTTTTGATGATGAGAAAAAATCAATTGGAATTGAAACACCAGCCGGAAAAAAAATAACGCTCGATGAAGACAAAGGAGTAATTAAAATCGAAGATGAAAATTCGAATATTATCACCATCGACAGCAGCGGTATTAAAATGGAAAGCGCCGGAAATATTGAGTTAATCGCTTCCGGCGATGTAAAAATAGAAGGTACAAACGTCTCCTTAAAAGCAAAAGCGATGTTTAAAGCCGAAGGAAGTGCCGGAGCCGAAATGTCATCCGGAGCTGTGGCGATTGTAAAAGGAAGTATGGTACAAATAAATTAA
- a CDS encoding CIS tube protein: MAGELEKLKIAAYSDPEFNNKISGGEFSTLMNPEKYTFHYKIETDATQAAGTSTVSPRFNKKLPENLELDFVFDRSGVINGYQSVPNGIIDDLEKFKKVILDYNGDEHKPNYLIISWGTLLFKGSLTEMDVEFKLFKPDGTPIRAIAKAKFQGFVEDNLRAAKENNKSPDLTHYRVVKDGDTLPLMSYYIYGDSKYYLEVARVNNIVNFRKLKTGQKLFFPPLQKQS, from the coding sequence ATGGCCGGAGAATTAGAAAAATTAAAAATCGCCGCTTACAGTGATCCTGAATTTAATAACAAAATTTCAGGAGGTGAATTTTCTACGCTTATGAATCCGGAGAAATACACCTTTCATTATAAGATCGAAACCGATGCCACACAGGCAGCAGGAACGAGTACGGTTTCGCCGCGATTCAATAAAAAATTACCCGAAAACCTGGAACTCGATTTTGTGTTCGACAGATCCGGTGTAATCAACGGTTACCAAAGTGTGCCTAACGGAATTATTGATGATCTGGAGAAATTCAAAAAAGTCATTCTGGATTACAATGGAGATGAGCATAAACCAAATTACCTGATTATTTCCTGGGGAACCCTTCTGTTTAAAGGTTCGCTAACAGAAATGGACGTCGAGTTCAAACTCTTTAAACCCGATGGTACACCGATAAGAGCCATTGCAAAAGCAAAGTTTCAGGGATTTGTAGAAGATAATCTAAGAGCTGCAAAAGAAAACAATAAATCGCCAGACTTAACGCATTACCGAGTCGTAAAAGACGGCGATACGCTGCCTTTAATGTCTTATTACATCTACGGTGATTCTAAATATTATCTCGAAGTCGCGAGGGTAAACAACATTGTCAATTTCAGAAAATTAAAAACAGGGCAGAAATTATTCTTTCCGCCTTTACAAAAGCAATCCTGA
- a CDS encoding DUF5908 family protein — translation MPIEIKELHIKINVNEGPKAPPPSAPKSKDEDPVAECVEQVMKIIERKKER, via the coding sequence ATGCCAATAGAAATAAAAGAGCTTCACATTAAAATAAACGTGAACGAAGGTCCCAAAGCCCCGCCTCCATCTGCTCCAAAAAGCAAAGATGAAGATCCGGTGGCTGAGTGTGTGGAACAAGTAATGAAAATCATCGAACGTAAAAAAGAACGCTGA
- a CDS encoding phage tail protein translates to MANYYPPVGFHFLVEFEGIGSKEKDHQFQSVSGLSVDIETEEIAEGGENRFKHKLPVKTKYPNLTLKRGMLLDSAVIDWCRDAIENFSFKPVNLTIKLLNEEHQPLISWNVVHAFPVKWAVEDFSAEESKLVVENFELSYNYFTLIKS, encoded by the coding sequence ATGGCTAACTACTATCCGCCTGTCGGTTTTCATTTTTTAGTTGAATTTGAAGGCATTGGCTCTAAGGAAAAAGACCATCAGTTTCAGTCGGTTTCCGGTCTGTCTGTGGATATTGAAACCGAAGAAATAGCCGAAGGTGGAGAAAACAGGTTCAAGCACAAACTTCCGGTAAAAACAAAATATCCAAACCTGACTTTAAAGAGAGGAATGCTGCTTGATTCTGCTGTAATTGACTGGTGCAGGGATGCAATAGAAAATTTTTCTTTTAAACCTGTAAACCTGACCATTAAACTGCTGAATGAAGAACATCAGCCTTTGATTTCCTGGAATGTCGTACATGCTTTTCCCGTAAAATGGGCCGTAGAAGATTTTAGTGCCGAAGAAAGCAAGCTTGTCGTCGAAAACTTTGAGCTCAGCTACAATTATTTCACTTTAATTAAAAGCTAG
- a CDS encoding phage tail protein yields MSYPLPKFHFSVDWGGTKIGFTEVSGLDVETEVIEYRQGASPEYSKIKMPGMQKFSNITLKRGTFAGDNEYYNWWNTVKLNTIERRDITIKLLNEEHEPVITWKVKNAWPTKIQSTDLKADGNEVAIESMELVHEGLSIQND; encoded by the coding sequence ATGAGTTATCCGCTACCAAAGTTTCATTTCTCAGTTGACTGGGGTGGAACAAAAATAGGATTTACAGAAGTTTCCGGATTAGACGTTGAAACTGAAGTTATAGAATACCGTCAGGGAGCAAGTCCCGAATACAGCAAAATCAAAATGCCGGGCATGCAGAAATTCTCCAACATTACTCTAAAAAGAGGAACTTTTGCAGGCGACAACGAGTATTACAACTGGTGGAATACCGTAAAACTAAATACGATAGAAAGAAGAGATATTACGATCAAACTGCTAAACGAAGAGCACGAACCGGTAATTACCTGGAAGGTGAAAAATGCCTGGCCGACAAAAATTCAGTCTACTGATTTAAAAGCAGACGGAAACGAAGTCGCTATCGAATCTATGGAACTGGTACACGAAGGTTTGTCTATTCAAAATGATTAA
- a CDS encoding phage tail sheath C-terminal domain-containing protein, translating to MATTYKTPGVYVEEIVKFPPSVAQVETAIPAFIGYTEKATNKINGDLKLKPTRITSLLEYERFFGFAKPETTINVTINDVLTDNGDIRSIVVDQPAAKQPFLMYYSLQLYFANGGGPCYIISVGRYGSDLDELDTPVTAIINTKALGDGLLELEKVDEPTLIVFPDATRVSGILPADFYGLYNDALAQCKNLQDRFTIVDTLSYDESSPVDDNIDELRNVISVEKDTIKYGAAYYPHLETILDYAFDSTKIILKHYSYTAKAYDKIAAGLTLITDVNTGFTPTIAQLVSQPDSEKIQGQISDLLLQLYSSDTTGFNLPENFTTNDTKKTEFLKRLNPLLATLEKISLLRNSVNEEANAAISTISDENMVLAGAISTALTTFNSNFTAAGKIDSVYKNLKTLKKKLQDENTDTKLKKLIQTDAVSFDTELKKLLNYTPLTAQSNVSDVVNIFASVTTDLAAVITAIESIDGKDVNNGELNGRKLSAVETFDNATYNKILAEIYNLPVTLPPSSAIAGVYARVDKDRGVWKAPANVSLNYVIRPTVKITNTIQDNLNIDTVSGKSINAIRTFTGKGTLVWGSRTLAGNDNEWRYVPVRRFFNMAEESIKKATEQFVFEPNDANTWIRVRAMIENFLILQWRAGALAGAKPEQAFYVRIGLGQTMSALDILEGRMIVEIGMAVVRPAEFIILRFSHKMQES from the coding sequence ATGGCAACAACTTACAAAACACCGGGGGTATATGTTGAGGAAATCGTAAAATTTCCTCCTTCTGTTGCCCAGGTAGAAACAGCGATTCCTGCTTTTATAGGGTATACCGAAAAAGCAACAAACAAGATCAACGGCGATTTAAAACTAAAACCAACCCGTATAACTTCTTTATTAGAATATGAACGTTTTTTTGGCTTTGCAAAACCGGAAACAACAATCAACGTGACAATTAATGATGTTTTAACTGATAATGGCGATATCAGATCTATCGTAGTAGATCAGCCAGCTGCAAAACAGCCTTTTTTAATGTATTATTCCTTGCAGCTGTACTTTGCCAATGGCGGCGGACCGTGTTATATCATATCAGTAGGCCGTTATGGTTCTGATTTAGACGAATTAGATACTCCTGTTACCGCAATAATCAATACTAAAGCTTTAGGCGACGGTTTACTGGAACTGGAAAAAGTAGACGAGCCTACTCTTATTGTGTTTCCGGACGCTACCAGAGTATCGGGTATACTGCCTGCTGACTTTTACGGATTATATAACGATGCTTTGGCGCAATGCAAAAACCTGCAGGATCGTTTTACGATAGTTGATACCTTAAGTTATGACGAATCAAGCCCTGTGGATGATAATATCGATGAGCTGCGAAATGTGATCAGTGTTGAGAAAGACACTATCAAATACGGTGCAGCCTATTATCCGCATCTTGAAACGATACTGGACTATGCTTTTGACAGTACTAAAATTATTTTAAAACATTACTCCTATACCGCAAAGGCTTACGATAAAATTGCTGCGGGTCTTACCTTAATCACAGATGTAAATACAGGATTTACTCCAACGATAGCTCAACTGGTATCTCAACCTGATTCTGAGAAAATTCAGGGACAAATAAGTGATTTGCTATTACAGTTATACAGCAGCGATACAACAGGTTTTAATCTTCCTGAAAATTTTACTACAAATGATACTAAAAAAACGGAATTCTTAAAAAGACTGAATCCTTTATTGGCTACTTTAGAAAAAATCTCTCTTTTGAGAAATTCGGTAAACGAAGAAGCAAACGCGGCTATTAGTACTATTTCTGACGAAAATATGGTTTTGGCAGGAGCTATTTCAACTGCACTGACAACTTTTAATTCAAACTTTACAGCGGCAGGCAAAATCGATTCTGTATACAAAAACTTAAAAACATTAAAGAAAAAATTACAGGATGAAAACACTGATACCAAACTGAAAAAACTAATCCAGACAGATGCTGTCAGTTTTGATACAGAATTAAAAAAACTTCTAAACTACACTCCTTTAACCGCTCAAAGCAATGTCTCCGATGTTGTGAATATTTTTGCTTCTGTGACAACTGATCTTGCTGCGGTAATCACCGCAATAGAATCAATTGACGGAAAAGATGTAAACAACGGCGAATTAAACGGAAGAAAACTAAGCGCTGTTGAAACTTTTGACAATGCAACGTACAACAAAATCTTGGCAGAGATTTACAATCTTCCGGTAACACTTCCTCCAAGTTCTGCCATCGCAGGAGTGTATGCAAGAGTCGACAAAGACAGAGGCGTTTGGAAAGCACCTGCCAATGTGAGTCTGAACTACGTAATACGTCCAACGGTAAAAATTACAAACACCATTCAGGACAATTTAAATATCGATACCGTAAGCGGAAAATCCATCAACGCAATCAGAACCTTTACAGGAAAAGGAACACTCGTTTGGGGTTCCAGAACTTTGGCGGGAAATGACAACGAATGGCGTTATGTTCCGGTGAGACGTTTCTTTAACATGGCCGAAGAATCTATCAAAAAAGCAACCGAGCAGTTTGTGTTTGAACCCAACGATGCCAATACCTGGATAAGAGTCCGCGCCATGATCGAGAACTTCCTGATCCTGCAATGGAGAGCCGGAGCTTTGGCCGGAGCAAAACCGGAACAGGCATTTTATGTCAGAATCGGGTTAGGACAAACGATGTCGGCACTCGACATTCTGGAAGGTCGTATGATAGTCGAAATCGGAATGGCCGTTGTGCGTCCGGCAGAATTTATCATCCTTCGTTTCTCTCATAAAATGCAGGAATCTTAA
- a CDS encoding DUF4255 domain-containing protein: MIFEIIQIVVEQVNNYLDEIGLEKTVVAENIAYLESQNDDIAGALKNKVALTLINLDEEAALKNFPNHSIESDRTIYKNSVINLNLYLLFSANRDKYVNSLKDISKIIAFFQGKKLFTQANTLFNRNDVSMAHVENFRFTVELYTPTFEELNYIWGTLGGKQLPSALYKVSLIQIERDIAQAEGQLVSNYQSATKIKNQS; encoded by the coding sequence ATGATTTTTGAGATTATTCAAATAGTTGTAGAACAAGTAAATAACTATCTCGATGAAATTGGGCTCGAAAAAACGGTTGTAGCCGAAAATATCGCGTACCTGGAATCTCAAAACGATGATATAGCAGGGGCGTTAAAAAACAAGGTGGCACTTACTTTAATTAATCTTGACGAAGAAGCGGCTTTAAAAAATTTCCCTAATCACAGTATCGAAAGCGACAGAACCATTTATAAAAACAGTGTCATCAATTTAAATCTGTACCTGCTTTTCAGCGCCAACAGAGACAAATATGTGAATTCGCTCAAAGATATCTCTAAAATCATTGCCTTTTTTCAGGGCAAAAAACTTTTTACACAAGCCAATACCTTATTCAACCGAAACGATGTTTCGATGGCTCATGTAGAAAATTTCAGATTTACGGTTGAGCTTTATACCCCCACTTTTGAGGAACTGAATTATATCTGGGGAACTTTGGGCGGTAAACAGCTTCCGTCTGCCTTGTACAAAGTAAGCCTGATACAAATTGAACGCGATATAGCGCAGGCCGAAGGACAGCTTGTAAGCAACTACCAGAGCGCAACTAAAATAAAGAATCAGTCATGA
- a CDS encoding peroxidase, FMP-type, which translates to MLKRTNSAEEIHVSLAAKSFDAGQNEVQFESASDSQGQIEKLLSQYSKVAIETPIRPFHESNLQEILKKVDYGVLCLLEGTWVSHIHNGKNDRKFIGSGIHTTIMPSPGTNAGTIPGKYSFECEEYIEKLTFNLVEGGVRNRGGANEQFCGAIKYEQSIKSVNKVGDQLKYTPIHEENGMYLWLSDVFNYAATEKTIKDDRGIHAIAPDNENKDLYKSGYQDETLFHIINEKGEKEYVTLENLNGRDYFDILPAKELKPGAGQTGPYFIPDYSISRSGVIPHGSTITLLGDMVPTVVKVDGKDKVVYVINGAPDFPEGKAAWKYDHLSISRTMGGAGASADPINLDDPAPAWVTQVLDDVNDPGENKIYTQRILAHPLYPYSVRPDLRLRDSNTGENIVNHAFIQMSSKNKTGAQGGVLNVPFVNRFVPAVEMNMRMWIETVKEGDKEILQLQYEQIIFFEFDFGDDGGTTSWPHIQVNTLRKIDDVSAEEKRLIEEQFSASKAAAASGCPYHKE; encoded by the coding sequence ATGCTAAAACGTACCAATTCTGCCGAAGAGATCCATGTATCTCTCGCAGCCAAAAGTTTTGACGCAGGTCAGAATGAAGTCCAATTTGAAAGCGCTTCGGATAGTCAGGGGCAAATAGAAAAACTTCTGTCCCAATACTCAAAAGTAGCAATCGAAACCCCAATCAGACCTTTTCATGAAAGCAATCTTCAGGAGATACTTAAGAAAGTCGATTATGGTGTTTTATGTCTGCTGGAAGGCACGTGGGTAAGCCATATACACAACGGAAAAAACGATAGAAAGTTCATAGGGAGCGGTATTCATACTACCATTATGCCGTCTCCTGGAACCAATGCAGGCACGATTCCGGGAAAATACAGCTTTGAATGCGAAGAATATATCGAAAAACTGACCTTTAATTTAGTTGAAGGAGGAGTCCGAAATCGCGGCGGTGCAAACGAACAATTCTGCGGTGCCATAAAATACGAGCAGAGCATTAAAAGTGTAAACAAAGTTGGAGATCAATTAAAATATACCCCAATTCATGAAGAGAACGGAATGTATTTATGGCTTAGTGATGTATTCAATTATGCCGCTACCGAAAAAACAATTAAAGATGATCGTGGTATACACGCTATAGCGCCAGATAATGAGAACAAAGATTTATATAAAAGCGGCTATCAGGACGAAACCCTTTTTCATATTATTAATGAAAAAGGCGAAAAAGAATATGTAACTCTTGAAAATTTAAACGGAAGAGACTACTTTGATATTCTTCCGGCAAAAGAACTTAAACCCGGAGCCGGCCAGACAGGACCTTATTTTATACCGGATTACTCGATTTCAAGAAGCGGTGTTATACCGCATGGCAGCACCATAACCTTATTAGGAGATATGGTTCCTACGGTTGTGAAAGTTGATGGAAAAGATAAAGTAGTATATGTAATAAACGGCGCCCCGGATTTTCCCGAAGGAAAAGCAGCATGGAAATACGACCATCTTTCTATTTCCAGAACAATGGGTGGTGCCGGCGCAAGCGCAGATCCTATAAATCTGGACGATCCTGCACCGGCCTGGGTAACTCAGGTGCTTGATGATGTGAATGATCCGGGAGAAAATAAAATCTACACACAACGTATTCTTGCTCACCCTTTATATCCGTATTCAGTACGACCGGATTTGCGTCTTCGCGACAGCAATACAGGAGAAAATATAGTAAATCATGCTTTCATTCAGATGTCTTCTAAAAATAAAACCGGAGCGCAGGGCGGGGTTTTAAATGTTCCGTTTGTAAATCGCTTTGTTCCTGCTGTTGAAATGAATATGAGAATGTGGATCGAAACGGTTAAGGAAGGAGACAAAGAAATTCTACAGCTGCAATACGAGCAGATTATATTTTTTGAATTTGATTTTGGCGATGACGGCGGTACTACAAGCTGGCCTCATATACAAGTAAATACACTTCGTAAAATAGATGATGTTTCGGCAGAAGAGAAACGTTTAATCGAAGAACAATTTTCAGCGTCTAAAGCGGCAGCAGCTTCGGGATGTCCTTATCATAAAGAATAA
- a CDS encoding ferritin-like domain-containing protein, translating into MNFNPKRDHFISPILEWAKANNAPKANLNTGKNLFITTDLAQEIADNVIHDDVTEIKPFKVPAQFNGKDYITMLLQIDAEIEQGLMLQYLYAAYSIGGPQIPEKHREKVHTWQNIILGIAKEEMGHFISVQNVLKVIGAPLNFGRESYPWDSPFYPFPFTLERFSLSSLAKYVYAEAPAEWLESGEPLAEEIKKSVNSTVSDPHTVGALFIVLLQLIQDPDVISDETFQAATYNYQAKFDEWGRGYTGGNRGSDGQNIYTKSPDVLVAPLLSRDDAYNALSEIAEQGEGLDTKDTVPSHFERFLHIYKEYKEILAEIPAFEPSRNVATNPYVGSTDDLETAVAAIETEGDKITNPECILWADLCDIRYRLLLNFLNHSFLLDNGYNNSGSYSPRGMIINSAFGEMYNLRSLSTILVQTPINKSNDKTAGPPFTLPYTFDLPFGEHNRWRLHKDLLEASNNIIKKLKRLKNQPHIQYLNGLQEADQKLLQAIASLTQENLV; encoded by the coding sequence ATGAATTTCAACCCCAAACGAGACCATTTTATATCACCGATATTAGAATGGGCAAAAGCAAATAATGCCCCCAAAGCAAATTTAAATACTGGAAAAAACCTGTTCATTACTACAGATTTAGCTCAGGAGATTGCTGATAATGTAATACATGATGATGTAACTGAGATAAAACCTTTTAAAGTTCCCGCTCAGTTTAACGGAAAAGATTATATCACGATGCTTCTTCAGATTGATGCCGAGATTGAGCAGGGCTTAATGCTTCAGTATCTATATGCGGCTTACAGCATTGGAGGACCGCAGATTCCGGAAAAACACAGAGAAAAAGTGCATACCTGGCAGAATATAATTCTGGGTATTGCAAAAGAAGAAATGGGACATTTTATCTCGGTTCAGAATGTATTGAAAGTAATTGGAGCGCCACTAAATTTCGGACGTGAAAGTTATCCGTGGGACAGTCCTTTTTATCCGTTTCCTTTTACCCTTGAAAGGTTTTCTCTCAGCTCACTTGCCAAATACGTATATGCCGAAGCTCCCGCAGAATGGCTTGAAAGCGGTGAACCTTTGGCAGAAGAAATAAAAAAATCAGTAAATTCAACAGTCTCAGATCCGCATACAGTGGGAGCCTTGTTTATTGTATTGCTGCAGCTTATCCAGGATCCGGATGTAATTTCAGACGAAACCTTTCAGGCTGCAACCTACAATTATCAGGCTAAGTTTGATGAATGGGGACGCGGTTATACAGGAGGAAACAGAGGAAGCGACGGACAAAACATTTATACCAAAAGTCCGGATGTATTAGTAGCTCCTTTATTATCCCGAGATGATGCCTACAATGCCTTGTCGGAAATTGCAGAGCAGGGAGAAGGCTTAGATACAAAAGATACCGTACCCTCGCATTTTGAGCGTTTTTTGCACATCTATAAAGAATACAAAGAAATACTGGCAGAAATTCCTGCATTTGAACCTTCACGAAATGTGGCAACAAATCCGTATGTGGGTTCAACAGACGATTTGGAAACTGCCGTGGCCGCAATTGAAACAGAAGGCGATAAAATTACAAATCCGGAGTGCATACTTTGGGCAGATTTATGCGATATACGGTATCGATTGCTGCTTAATTTCTTAAACCATAGTTTTTTACTGGATAACGGGTATAACAATTCAGGAAGTTATTCGCCGAGAGGTATGATTATCAATTCCGCTTTTGGAGAAATGTATAATTTAAGAAGCCTGTCTACAATTTTGGTTCAGACCCCAATAAATAAAAGTAACGATAAAACGGCAGGACCTCCTTTTACACTTCCGTATACATTCGATCTGCCTTTTGGAGAACACAATAGATGGAGACTGCACAAAGATCTGCTGGAAGCCTCAAATAACATTATTAAAAAATTGAAGAGGTTAAAAAATCAGCCGCATATTCAGTACCTGAACGGATTACAGGAAGCCGATCAAAAACTGCTTCAGGCAATTGCAAGTTTAACACAAGAAAATTTGGTATAG
- a CDS encoding radical SAM/SPASM domain-containing protein — MTQTIEKLTETQQNALLASRLAQVIVPQSKPYSAKAHLIKGGQSTQIFIPNGSRLYTIPQEIEQKIAFLIQEKDEKALQKELLHLGLEAPDYITDEPLQSPPLHALSLAIAQNCNMGCTYCYADQGDFGGPSKNMTLETAFKAIDLLVKDCPEGGKAQLTFLGGEPLINRSAIKEAVWYTETSAKKKNVQISYSITTNGTLLTESDAFFFEEYGFSVTISLDGIGKEHDLNRPMKGGQGSYDRIMKNVQPLLLLQKKMQVSVRVTVTPETTNLPDVLDEFIRMGFHGVGFSPLLRSSNGQNEMNNEQLSVMLENMIACGLAFEKNVLAGKRYPFLNMVNALKEISKGTHRPYPCGAGAGYMGVSADEELFACHRFVNEDAGKMGNLNEGIQPDLQNNWLASRHVNTQEPCSKCWARYLCGGGCHHEVIEKGRPACDYIRSWLFYTIQASERLSRLKPNWNN, encoded by the coding sequence ATGACCCAAACCATTGAAAAACTTACCGAAACGCAGCAAAATGCTTTACTGGCATCAAGACTGGCACAAGTTATTGTACCGCAGTCCAAACCGTATTCTGCGAAAGCTCATCTGATAAAAGGCGGACAATCTACTCAGATTTTTATCCCAAATGGAAGTCGGCTGTATACTATTCCGCAGGAAATCGAACAGAAAATAGCTTTTCTAATTCAGGAAAAAGATGAAAAAGCCCTGCAAAAAGAACTTCTTCATTTAGGACTCGAAGCGCCGGATTATATAACAGATGAACCATTGCAGAGCCCGCCATTGCATGCTTTGTCTCTGGCAATAGCGCAAAATTGCAATATGGGCTGTACGTATTGTTATGCCGATCAGGGAGATTTTGGCGGACCATCAAAAAATATGACTTTAGAAACCGCTTTTAAGGCCATTGATTTATTGGTGAAAGATTGTCCCGAAGGAGGAAAAGCACAACTCACTTTTTTAGGAGGAGAACCCCTGATTAACAGATCTGCCATAAAAGAAGCTGTATGGTATACCGAAACCAGTGCAAAAAAGAAAAATGTACAGATTAGTTATTCTATTACAACAAATGGAACCCTGTTGACAGAAAGTGATGCCTTTTTTTTTGAAGAATACGGTTTTTCAGTAACCATCAGCTTAGACGGAATAGGTAAGGAACACGATCTCAACCGCCCCATGAAAGGCGGTCAGGGAAGTTATGACCGGATAATGAAAAATGTACAGCCTTTATTGCTGCTGCAAAAGAAAATGCAGGTTTCCGTAAGAGTCACCGTAACTCCCGAAACGACGAATCTTCCGGATGTTTTAGATGAGTTTATCCGTATGGGATTTCACGGTGTTGGTTTTTCCCCTTTACTGCGATCCAGTAACGGACAAAACGAAATGAACAATGAGCAGTTGTCCGTTATGCTGGAGAATATGATTGCCTGTGGTCTTGCTTTTGAAAAAAATGTTCTGGCAGGAAAACGTTATCCTTTTTTGAATATGGTAAATGCACTGAAAGAAATATCAAAAGGAACGCACCGCCCTTATCCATGCGGTGCAGGAGCAGGTTATATGGGCGTTTCTGCAGATGAAGAATTGTTTGCCTGTCATCGTTTTGTAAATGAAGACGCGGGAAAAATGGGAAACCTAAACGAAGGTATACAGCCTGATCTTCAAAACAACTGGCTTGCTTCCCGACATGTAAATACTCAGGAACCCTGCTCAAAATGCTGGGCGCGATACCTTTGTGGCGGCGGCTGTCACCATGAAGTTATTGAGAAAGGAAGACCGGCATGCGATTATATCCGTTCCTGGCTGTTCTATACCATACAGGCCAGTGAAAGATTATCACGATTAAAACCCAACTGGAATAACTGA